Proteins encoded by one window of Salvia splendens isolate huo1 chromosome 5, SspV2, whole genome shotgun sequence:
- the LOC121803796 gene encoding mitogen-activated protein kinase kinase kinase 18-like, with protein sequence MTWTRGPTIGRGSTATVSIAATPAGDIFAVKSTDLASSALLKKEESFISQLSSPYVIRCLGSDVTIDDHKPIYNLFLEYSSGGSLSDLIGKRGGALDEKTIRFYSKQLLTGLDYLHLSGLVHCDIKGQNVLVAGAAVKIADFGCAKLAGSGGCFAGTPAYMAPEVARGVEQSFAADVWSVGCTVIEMATGRHPWPEMKDPAVAIYRIAYSDDVPELPGWLSGEARDFVGKCLVRDARRRWTAAELLQHPFLDAAEEEASPTRVTDQGFWDAVEASECLEIATETASSSEMDSPVDRIGALIGGGNPSFDEDREWVTVRANEVEDLIEEEEISYCDLVVMEDYSRFDFCSGDCDFVTSSSFAQKQSVNYLCIQIMLMELFLHQDQVFFSPYYIIRHFGVNMKDL encoded by the exons ATGACGTGGACTAGAGGCCCCACCATCGGCCGAGGATCCACCGCGACGGTTTCCATCGCCGCCACCCCCGCCGGCGACATCTTCGCCGTGAAGTCCACCGATCTCGCTTCCTCCGCCttgctgaagaaggaggaatcaTTCATCTCACAACTCTCCTCTCCCTACGTCATCCGCTGCTTAGGCTCCGATGTCACAATCGACGATCACAAACCCATCTACAATCTGTTTCTAGAATATTCCAGCGGCGGTTCGCTTTCCGATCTGATCGGCAAGCGCGGAGGTGCCTTGGACGAGAAAACGATCCGATTTTACTCGAAGCAGCTCCTCACCGGATTGGATTATCTCCACCTGAGCGGATTGGTGCACTGCGACATCAAAGGCCAGAACGTCCTCGTCGCCGGCGCTGCGGTGAAGATCGCCGACTTCGGGTGCGCGAAATTGGCGGGATCCGGCGGGTGTTTCGCCGGAACGCCGGCGTACATGGCGCCGGAGGTCGCTCGCGGCGTGGAGCAGAGTTTTGCGGCGGATGTGTGGTCTGTCGGATGCACGGTGATCGAAATGGCCACCGGGCGCCACCCCTGGCCGGAGATGAAGGATCCGGCGGTGGCGATTTACCGGATCGCGTACTCTGACGACGTGCCGGAGCTGCCGGGGTGGTTATCCGGAGAGGCGAGGGATTTCGTGGGGAAGTGTTTGGTGAGGGACGCGAGGAGGCGGTGGACGGCGGCGGAGCTGCTGCAGCATCCGTTTTTGGATGCGGCGGAGGAGGAAGCGTCTCCGACGAGAGTTACGGATCAAGGATTTTGGGATGCGGTCGAGGCGTCGGAATGTTTGGAAATTGCGACGGAGACAGCGTCGTCGTCAGAAATGGATTCTCCGGTTGATAGGATCGGAGCGTTGATCGGCGGTGGCAATCCGAGTTTTGATGAGGATCGAGAGTGGGTGACGGTTAGGGCTAATGAAGTTGAAGATTtgattgaggaagaagaaatttcATATTGTGATTTGGTGGTGATGGAGGATTATTCTAGGTTTGATTTTTGCAGTGGAGATTGTGATTTTGTAACATCTTCTTCATTTGCACAAAAACAGAGTGTAAATTATTTGTGTATTCAGATTATGTTAATGGAATTATTTCTTCATCAAGATCAAGTTTTCTTTTCACCTTATTAT ATAATTAGGCATTTTGGTGTGAACATGAAAGACTTGTAG